In one Corallococcus sp. EGB genomic region, the following are encoded:
- a CDS encoding outer membrane protein assembly factor has translation MLLSPFMNRLALALCFVSLAALGQPAPDAGTSDTSPAVTAAPPPSEAAATSEDSNDSTCPEGFNEDEGDLSDSTVLGALQVEVDGRGLSPTGLEFRGLHRLTDAQVRRLVGAPSVDASHPLTATAIQTLLHRLARTGLFARVEPRVRVSDSGPALLEVTLEEHPTVTSVALEGLQDLRPEELWDELFERPSRLSDADDEEEVATVRVHTRHGTLRIVSPCPPPRPSRGWLARQGSGGFRPGILLGGLDAALDRVLKTLRKDDGYLLATVSATLSPDGRLVVTVDEGHLESVEVRGVDDAMAVRVREALGLQPGDVLLRSDARRAMKRLESRLPFLRAVDSKDLQEERTHVRILEEREPDGTRRYRTQEEAKRKPRRHERVEFELGWRRMFHEWSWPGSDGFTLEGKRLIVHVRPRPPDLDVDLLPVHTQVTGFAPGLSASLRIFDFHDRVHTTLDGAFFIPLRLGGQHLPFDPEGTRSQRRVSLLGGAKVQLPALGIEELGAQVHDFVDTLDRWRLGDFDSYFYSFLINRPDRDYFRRQGFAAFATWRWARSWLAGVEVRGDTMSSLQSFTPPLSLFRHDDPPFPNAPVDAGRFRSAVVRLEYSEAAERGTRVGSLFRTPETTLFERHTNGDHEPALRGFMTLEVGEGPGVDGVDTRFWKWVGDVAMDVPMSWQTGLSLRLRAALGHDLPLQKQEALGGWTALRGYGFKEFRGADSSVLATAEYRWQNLGIFADLGSVHYASAWLDPKLGMGASFHFGDSVRFDAAWRIDDRIRLAPEARLLFNRTF, from the coding sequence ATGCTCCTGTCGCCTTTCATGAACCGTCTCGCACTGGCGCTCTGCTTCGTTTCGCTCGCGGCCCTGGGCCAACCGGCACCGGATGCCGGCACCTCCGACACGTCACCCGCAGTCACTGCGGCACCGCCTCCATCGGAAGCCGCGGCCACCTCGGAGGACTCCAACGACTCGACATGTCCGGAGGGCTTCAACGAGGACGAGGGTGACCTCTCGGACTCCACGGTGCTCGGGGCCTTGCAGGTCGAGGTCGACGGCCGGGGGCTCTCCCCCACGGGCCTGGAGTTTCGCGGGCTCCACCGGCTCACGGACGCGCAGGTCCGCAGGCTCGTGGGCGCACCGTCCGTGGATGCCTCGCACCCGCTGACGGCCACGGCGATCCAGACGCTGCTGCATCGCCTGGCGCGCACCGGCCTCTTCGCTCGCGTGGAGCCCCGCGTTCGCGTCAGCGACTCGGGCCCGGCCCTGCTCGAAGTGACGCTGGAGGAGCACCCCACGGTGACGTCGGTGGCGCTCGAAGGCCTTCAGGACCTCCGACCCGAGGAACTGTGGGACGAACTGTTCGAGCGGCCCTCCCGTCTCTCCGACGCGGATGATGAAGAGGAGGTCGCCACCGTGCGCGTCCACACGCGCCACGGAACGCTGCGAATCGTCAGCCCGTGTCCGCCACCGCGCCCTTCCCGGGGCTGGCTCGCGCGACAGGGGAGTGGAGGCTTCCGCCCCGGCATCCTGCTGGGTGGCCTGGACGCCGCGCTCGATCGCGTCCTCAAGACCCTCCGCAAGGATGACGGCTACCTGCTGGCCACGGTGTCCGCCACGCTGTCTCCCGACGGCCGGCTGGTCGTGACGGTGGATGAAGGCCACCTGGAGTCCGTGGAGGTACGGGGTGTCGACGACGCGATGGCGGTGCGCGTGCGTGAAGCCCTGGGCCTGCAGCCCGGTGACGTCCTCCTCCGCAGTGACGCCCGCCGCGCCATGAAGCGGCTGGAATCGCGACTGCCCTTCCTGCGCGCGGTGGACAGCAAGGACCTCCAGGAGGAACGCACGCACGTGCGCATCCTCGAGGAGCGCGAGCCCGACGGCACCCGGCGCTACCGCACGCAGGAGGAAGCGAAGCGCAAGCCACGGCGCCACGAGCGCGTGGAGTTCGAGCTGGGCTGGCGCCGGATGTTCCACGAATGGAGCTGGCCCGGAAGCGACGGCTTCACGCTGGAGGGGAAACGGCTGATCGTCCACGTGCGCCCGCGTCCTCCGGACCTGGACGTGGACCTGCTGCCCGTGCACACGCAGGTGACGGGCTTCGCCCCGGGGCTCTCCGCGAGCCTTCGCATCTTTGACTTCCACGACCGGGTACACACGACGCTGGATGGCGCCTTCTTCATCCCCTTGAGGCTGGGCGGGCAGCACCTGCCGTTCGACCCGGAGGGCACGCGCAGTCAGCGCCGCGTCAGTCTGCTGGGTGGCGCCAAGGTGCAGTTGCCCGCGCTGGGCATCGAGGAGCTCGGCGCGCAGGTGCACGACTTCGTCGACACGCTGGACCGCTGGCGGCTGGGGGACTTCGACTCGTACTTCTACTCGTTCCTCATCAACCGGCCGGACCGCGACTACTTCCGCCGTCAGGGATTCGCGGCCTTCGCCACCTGGCGCTGGGCGCGCTCGTGGCTCGCGGGCGTGGAGGTGCGCGGCGACACGATGAGCTCGCTCCAGTCGTTCACGCCGCCGCTCAGCCTCTTCCGGCACGACGACCCGCCGTTTCCGAATGCGCCGGTGGACGCGGGGCGTTTCCGCTCGGCGGTGGTGCGGCTGGAGTACAGCGAGGCGGCGGAGCGCGGCACGCGCGTGGGCTCTCTCTTCCGCACGCCGGAGACGACCCTCTTCGAACGCCACACGAACGGGGATCACGAACCCGCGCTGCGTGGCTTCATGACGCTGGAGGTCGGTGAGGGCCCGGGCGTGGACGGAGTGGATACCCGCTTCTGGAAGTGGGTGGGCGACGTGGCCATGGACGTGCCGATGAGCTGGCAGACGGGCCTGAGCCTGCGCCTGCGGGCCGCGCTGGGCCATGACCTGCCGCTCCAGAAGCAGGAGGCGCTGGGCGGCTGGACCGCGCTGCGAGGCTATGGCTTCAAGGAGTTCCGGGGTGCTGACAGCTCGGTACTCGCGACCGCCGAGTACCGTTGGCAGAACCTGGGCATCTTCGCGGACCTGGGCTCCGTGCACTACGCGTCCGCGTGGTTGGATCCGAAGCTTGGCATGGGCGCCAGCTTCCACTTCGGAGACAGCGTGCGCTTCGACGCCGCGTGGCGCATCGACGACCGGATCCGGCTCGCGCCCGAAGCGCGCCTGCTGTTCAACCGGACGTTCTGA
- a CDS encoding class I SAM-dependent methyltransferase, with protein sequence MDGGDGLGAMEVRQAALVALGELLRASGYAFTTVTPETHRRVNARPGAKVAHSVRDVFGWSRPFGPGVLEPRMVALLEEAGALVDCEDGTHRSRVRFSTLGTGLYVHSAWPTSQKDAVFFGPDTYRFCALLRRVPGSFRRAVDLGCGSGAGGLSVAGRSTALVLADLNPLALEFSRVNARLNGAHGVQAVHSDLLRDVSGRFDLIMANPPYLADPDGRTYRDGGGTHGTELSVRIVREGVERLEPGGTLVLYTGAPVVEGEDLLRSALEPVWRAAPLTEVRYEELDPDVFGEELEKPPYAGVERIALVALMARRG encoded by the coding sequence GTGGACGGTGGTGATGGGCTCGGGGCCATGGAGGTGAGGCAGGCCGCGCTGGTGGCGCTGGGCGAGCTGCTGCGTGCCTCGGGGTATGCCTTCACGACGGTGACGCCGGAGACGCACCGGCGGGTGAACGCGCGGCCCGGGGCGAAGGTGGCGCATTCGGTCCGGGATGTCTTCGGGTGGAGCCGCCCCTTCGGGCCGGGCGTGCTGGAGCCTCGGATGGTGGCGCTGCTGGAGGAGGCGGGCGCGCTGGTGGACTGCGAGGACGGGACGCACCGGAGCCGGGTGCGGTTCTCCACGCTGGGGACGGGGCTGTATGTCCATTCGGCGTGGCCCACGTCGCAGAAGGACGCGGTGTTCTTCGGGCCGGACACCTACCGGTTCTGCGCGTTGCTGCGGCGGGTGCCGGGCTCGTTCCGGCGCGCGGTGGACCTGGGGTGCGGCTCTGGAGCCGGTGGCCTGTCGGTGGCGGGGAGGAGCACGGCGTTGGTGCTCGCGGACCTGAACCCGTTGGCGCTGGAGTTCTCGCGGGTGAACGCGAGGTTGAATGGCGCGCATGGAGTGCAGGCGGTTCACTCGGACCTGCTGAGGGATGTGTCTGGCCGGTTCGATTTGATCATGGCGAACCCGCCGTATCTGGCGGACCCGGACGGGCGCACGTACCGCGATGGCGGCGGCACGCACGGCACGGAGCTGTCGGTGCGCATCGTGCGTGAGGGGGTGGAGCGCCTGGAGCCGGGCGGCACGCTGGTGCTCTACACGGGCGCGCCGGTGGTGGAGGGCGAGGACCTGCTGCGCAGCGCGCTGGAGCCGGTATGGCGGGCCGCGCCGCTCACGGAGGTCCGCTACGAGGAGCTGGATCCGGACGTGTTCGGCGAGGAGCTGGAGAAGCCGCCATACGCGGGCGTGGAGCGCATCGCGCTGGTGGCGCTGATGGCGCGGCGGGGCTGA
- a CDS encoding CoA pyrophosphatase codes for MRVQALFDALETRLTARPARTFEWRGRALREAAVLVPLFEREGVPHVVFTRRPATLRTHAGQYAFPGGGQEARDVTPLETALRETEEELGISRTHVRVLGLLDETPTTSAYRIRPYVGVIPGDGRYAPNPTEVDLVLEVPLVRLMDPAILRVERHTWEGMEHDVHFYTHGEHVIWGATGRILRNFLQFVVEVPGIQGLLDAPLPAGR; via the coding sequence GTGCGCGTGCAGGCCCTGTTCGATGCGCTGGAGACGCGGCTGACGGCCAGGCCCGCGCGGACGTTCGAGTGGAGGGGCCGGGCGCTGCGGGAGGCCGCGGTGCTGGTGCCCCTGTTCGAGCGGGAGGGCGTACCCCACGTGGTCTTCACCCGGCGGCCCGCCACCCTGCGCACGCATGCGGGGCAGTACGCCTTCCCGGGCGGAGGTCAGGAGGCTCGGGACGTCACGCCGCTGGAGACGGCGCTGCGCGAGACGGAGGAGGAGTTGGGCATCTCGCGCACCCACGTGCGCGTGCTGGGCCTGCTGGACGAGACGCCCACCACGTCCGCGTACCGCATCCGTCCCTACGTGGGCGTCATCCCGGGGGACGGGAGGTACGCTCCCAATCCGACAGAGGTGGATCTGGTGCTGGAGGTGCCGCTGGTGCGCCTGATGGACCCGGCCATCCTCCGCGTGGAGCGCCACACGTGGGAGGGGATGGAGCACGACGTGCACTTCTACACGCACGGCGAGCACGTCATCTGGGGCGCCACGGGGCGCATCCTGCGCAACTTCCTGCAGTTCGTGGTGGAGGTGCCGGGCATCCAGGGGCTCCTGGACGCTCCCCTGCCTGCCGGGCGCTGA